GTACGGCAGATGCACATACGGCGACAAATGCCAGATTCGAATCATTTCGCCGTCAAACAAATATCGCAGGTGATCCCGCGAGGTACCCGGAAAAGTCGCCACCGCCACCACCAGTAACGCCGCTACCAGCAGCCAATCGAGGCGCGCCGGCAACCGCCGCCACCACACTGCCGTCATCAGCGCTCCCAGCCCCCCCAGCACAAACAACAGGGGAGACGAATGAAAGTTATAATCCGAAAATGAGTAGGAAAATACGGCCTGAATGATAAAGAGAATCAGGTAGAGTAATCCGAGAGCCAGCCGTATCATTCCTCGATTGTAGCAAACATCGACCAAAACGCTTATGCCAAATCTCCGGCATCCCGCATACGCCGCGCCACCACTGCGCCCCAAATCCATTCGGCTCCCGCCTGCCTCAAAACCTCGGCACATTGGTTCAGTGTGGCGCCGGTAGTAATCACGTCATCCACCGCCAAAACCCTCAGGCCGTCCACCCGCCGCGAAGCCGCAAACGCGCCTCGCACTTGCTCCAAGCGCGTGCGCCGGTCCTCGCCCAGTTGATGGGCCGAATTAGTGCGAACCAGCAAAGACGCGTAGGGGAGTGCCAGGCGCGCCGCCACCCGTCGGCCAATAAGCTCGCTCTGATTGTACCCCCGCTCATGATACCGAGCCGGCGATATGGGCACCGCCGTCACCACATCCACGCGCATATCCTCCGGCAAACCACTCACCACCAGCTCCGCCGCCACCTCGGCCGCCACGCGTAACCGATGAAATTTCAGACGCAAGATGAGCTCGCGCACCGAACCCGCATAACTCACTCCCACGCTTGCGCCCATCAAGCTAAATTGCTCGCGGCAGATCATGCAAGTGGCACCGCCCAGCGAGTTGCGGCCACACCCAAAACACCGCGGCCGCAAATTTTGCCGCCCTGCCCGCACACAGGTTGCGCACAATACAGCGCCCTCTGTACCGCATTCCAAACACTGCACCGGGGTCAAAAACGAGAGTAACCGGTCGAGAATCATCTGCCAACTTGCCTTTCATCTGAACGTCCCGCTATAATAGGCAAAAGCTGCCTGCACCGCAAATCACAAAAGCAGGCACGAGAATCCCACAAGCCATTAACGCGGAGACTCACCTGCATGCCGGGCAAGAAAAACGCTGCTATGAACGATCAAGATAACGTACTACAAGATGATTTCCTCGATGCACCTGTAGAGGGCGAGGAAGATTGGATGGCGGAGGCCGAAGGCCAATTGGCCGTTGACGTCTACCAGACCAAAGAAAACGTCGTCATCAAGGCCCCCATCGCCGGCGTCACGCCGGACAAAATCGACATCGAGGTGGCCGAAGACGTCGTCACCATCCGTGGCGAGCGCGTCGAAGAAAAAGAGGTCGACCGCGAGCACTACTACGTACAAGAGTGCTACTGGGGATCCTTCTCCCGGTCAGTCATCCTACCCACCTCCACCATCGCCGAGAAAGCCGCCGCCAGCCTCAAGGACGGCGTCCTCACCGTCACCATCCCCAAGGTGGCCCAAGACAAAGTCAAAAAGATCAAGGTCAAGCCCGTCGTCTAGACCCCTCAAAAGGCCTGCGCCAAAAAGCACCGCCC
This is a stretch of genomic DNA from Candidatus Saccharimonadia bacterium. It encodes these proteins:
- a CDS encoding phosphoribosyltransferase family protein, which produces MICREQFSLMGASVGVSYAGSVRELILRLKFHRLRVAAEVAAELVVSGLPEDMRVDVVTAVPISPARYHERGYNQSELIGRRVAARLALPYASLLVRTNSAHQLGEDRRTRLEQVRGAFAASRRVDGLRVLAVDDVITTGATLNQCAEVLRQAGAEWIWGAVVARRMRDAGDLA
- a CDS encoding Hsp20/alpha crystallin family protein, which codes for MPGKKNAAMNDQDNVLQDDFLDAPVEGEEDWMAEAEGQLAVDVYQTKENVVIKAPIAGVTPDKIDIEVAEDVVTIRGERVEEKEVDREHYYVQECYWGSFSRSVILPTSTIAEKAAASLKDGVLTVTIPKVAQDKVKKIKVKPVV